In Amaranthus tricolor cultivar Red isolate AtriRed21 chromosome 5, ASM2621246v1, whole genome shotgun sequence, a genomic segment contains:
- the LOC130813322 gene encoding alpha carbonic anhydrase 1, chloroplastic-like: MMPSVGALIFFVVFFFFNAFASDEVPKFNYLNPEKWGSLHPKYAACSKGKRQSPLNINTNEAVITESLQPLTRFYHIYNASLSTDGIDVEIKFQGRGELIIDGKTYNLKQMHWHTPSEHHFNGVQYASELHQVHVADDGSRAVVAILYKYGPPDPVLTMLKPQLEELAKKPCQGHETQVAIPKFESMFLNRRPRKYYRYPGSLTTPPCDENVTWNIVCKVKTISEDQIEALKAPLCEANRKRNARPIQPLNGRKVEAYAAN, translated from the exons ATGATGCCTTCTGTAGGAGCCCTAATCTTCTTCgttgttttcttcttctttaatgCATTCGCTTCAG ATGAAGTACCAAAATTCAATTATTTAAACCCGGAGAAATGGGGAAGCCTACATCCAAAATATGCAGCTTGCTCCAAAGGAAAACGACAATCCCCTTTGAATATTAACACCAATGAAGCTGTCATTACCGAATCCTTGCAACCCTTGACCAGATTTTACCATATTTACAATGCTTCTTTGTCTACCGATGGAATTGATGTTGag ATAAAATTCCAAGGACGAGGAGAATTGATAATTGATGGCAAGACATACAACTTGAAGCAGATGCATTGGCATACTCCTTCTGAACACCATTTCAATGGTGTCCA ATACGCATCAGAGCTGCACCAAGTACATGTAGCTGATGATGGAAGTCGGGCAGTCGTTGCGATCCTCTACAAGTACGGACCTCCTGATCCTGTTCTTACCATG TTAAAGCCCCAGTTGGAAGAACTAGCAAAAAAGCCTTGTCAAGGTCATGAAACACAAGTAGCCATTCCAAAATTTGAGTCAATGTTCTTAAATAGGAGGCCACGCAAGTATTACAGATATCCTGGTTCACTTACTACTCCTCCTTGTGATGAGAATGTTACATGGAATATTGTTTGCAAG GTGAAAACGATATCAGAGGATCAAATTGAAGCTCTAAAGGCTCCTCTTTGTGAGGCAAATAGGAAGAGGAATGCAAGGCCTATCCAACCACTCAATGGAAGAAAAGTTGAAGCATATGCTGCCAATTAG